A genomic segment from Nicotiana sylvestris chromosome 1, ASM39365v2, whole genome shotgun sequence encodes:
- the LOC104224358 gene encoding serine/threonine-protein kinase EDR1 yields MKNIFKKLHHPNRSNDAQPTSSAVSSSSPAAVSSSSSASCATDHRNSSSVAQSPSTPSTTSSASTAATAPASAGGGGGNISTINRQQDYYTSEEEYQVQLALALSVSSSQAQDSFPCDVNSSNGQILGGGRTAADLARDREDAAADLLSRQYWDYGVLDYEEKVVDGFYDVYTLFTDPASRGKMPSLTELETIPGSSDFEGVIINRRIDPSLEELMQIAHCITLDCPASEINLLVLRLSELVTEHLGGPVKDANIILAKWMEISNELRTSLHTSVLPIGSLKVGLSRHRALLFKVLADHVGIPCRLVKGSHYTGVEDDAVNIVKLPNDSEFLVDLMGAPGTLIPADVLSAKDASFKSYGPKLNKIPSFSSNNDSGVSYPRLNLLSGQISGLGDDFSNRSKPEKIESVHSISDAGGSSTPGSSAISKRPSSSNQVDWTSPLAIGTSLYKGGRGPNAAGDGLRLNVNVVPYDQNNPEDPKNLFADLNPFQVKGSGNTVMQKNPARNKVSELQQPKNTLVTGRPPAPMMWKNRYAHNEVPWKNDSDSEALFPKKNCGSSGYNTSSIASTSSNIPQKSSPDTSRLQGNSHPAYRGNEGVTSTQDTSSKLVAEHEFRRLSVQDSQNNNRETSQWEGHILQTDELNRTQAHGQAIILESDHIRNLQAQSIGTNIKLKEPEYPTSSGDAGRNQVDPVFDDVGDCEIPWEDLVIGERIGLGSYGEVYHADWNGTEVAVKKFLDQDFSGAALAEFKREVRIMRRLRHPNVVRFMGAITRPPHLSIITEFLPRGSLYRIIHRPHCQIDERRRIKMALDVAKGMDCLHTSNPTIVHRDLKSPNLLVDKNWTVKVCDFGLSRLKHNTFLSSKSTAGTPEWMAPEVLRNEPSNEKCDIYSFGVILWELATLRLPWSGMNPMQVVGAVGFQNKRLEIPKELDPVVARIIWQCWQTDPNLRPSFAQLTVALAPLQRLIIPSYVDQPSSHLPQEISVNSTP; encoded by the exons ATGAAAAACATTTTCAAGAAGCTTCACCATCCAAATCGATCCAACGACGCTCAACCTACTTCATCGGCAGTATCCTCATCTTCGCCGGCGGCGGTATCATCGTCGTCATCGGCGTCATGTGCTACCGATCACCGGAATTCGAGTTCTGTTGCTCAATCACCGTCGACTCCTTCCACTACGTCGAGTGCCTCCACGGCGGCCACTGCTCCGGCTAGTGCTGGTGGCGGAGGAGGGAATATTTCGACGATCAATCGGCAGCAGGATTATTATACTTCGGAGGAAGAGTACCAGGTGCAGCTTGCCCTAGCGTTGAGTGTGTCATCCTCGCAGGCTCAGGATTCTTTCCCGTGCGATGTTAACTCAAGCAACGGTCAAATACTCGGCGGAGGGCGAACCGCTGCTGATTTGGCACGTGATAGGGAGGATGCCGCTGCGGACTTATTATCGAGGCAGTATTGG GATTATGGTGTGCTGGACTATGAGGAGAAAGTTGTTGATGGTTTCTATGACGTATATACTCTCTTCACAGATCCAGCAAGTCGTGGGAAAATGCCATCTCTTACTGAACTTGAAACAATTCCTGGGAGTTCTGACTTTGAAGGCGTGATAATTAATCGGAGAATTGACCCCTCCTTGGAAGAGTTGATGCAGATTGCACATTGTATTACATTGGACTGCCCTGCCAGTGAGATTAATCTGTTAGTACTGAGGCTTTCGGAACTTGTAACTGAGCATTTAGGTGGGCCAGTAAAGGATGCAAATATCATATTGGCCAAATGGATGGAAATAAGCAACGAGTTGAGGACATCACTTCACACCAGTGTGCTGCCAATTGGATCCCTAAAAGTTGGGCTTTCACGTCACCGTGCATTGCTTTTTAAG GTACTAGCTGACCATGTTGGAATACCCTGTAGACTTGTTAAAGGGAGTCACTATACTGGCGTTGAAGACGATGCTGTCAACATTGTAAAGTTACCAAATGATAG CGAGTTTTTGGTTGATCTCATGGGAGCACCTGGCACACTTATACCAGCTGATGTTCTGAGTGCAAAGGATGCTTCTTTTAAATCATATGGTCCAAAATTGAACAAGATTCCAAGTTTTTCGTCCAATAATGATTCTGGAGTTTCTTACCCGAGGCTGAACTTGTTATCTGGTCAAATTTCTGGATTAGGAGATGATTTCTCTAATAGGTCTAAGCCTGAGAAGATAGAATCAGTTCATTCAATCTCAGATGCAGGTGGTAGCTCCACCCCTGGTTCTTCAGCAATCAGTAAAAGACCATCTTCTTCAAATCAGGTCGATTGGACTTCGCCATTAGCAATTGGAACTTCTTTGTACAAAGGGGGCCGTGGACCCAATGCGGCTGGTGATGGCTTGAGGTTGAATGTAAATGTGGTTCCTTACGATCAGAATAACCCGGAGGACCCAAAAAATCTTTTTGCTGATCTTAATCCGTTTCAAGTAAAAGGCTCTGGCAATACAGTGATGCAGAAAAACCCTGCAAGAAACAAAGTCAGTGAATTGCAACAGCCGAAAAATACTTTGGTCACTGGACGACCTCCTGCCCCTATGATGTGGAAAAATCGGTATGCACACAATGAGGTCCCCTGGAAAAACGATTCTGATTCTGAGGCACTTTTTCCAAAGAAGAACTGTGGATCAAGTGGCTATAATACATCATCAATAGCATCTACCAGCTCAAACATACCACAGAAATCTTCCCCTGATACCTCCAGGTTACAAGGAAACTCACATCCTGCCTATAGAGGAAATGAAGGGGTTACTTCCACCCAGGATACCAGCTCCAAATTAGTAGCTGAACATGAATTTAGAAGGTTGTCTGTTCAGGACAGTCAAAACAATAATAGAGAAACAAGTCAATGGGAGGGGCACATTTTGCAGACTGATGAGTTAAATAGGACACAGGCACACGGACAAGCTATTATCCTGGAAAGTGACCACATAAGAAATTTGCAAGCTCAGTCAATAGGAACAAATATAAAATTGAAGGAGCCAGAATATCCAACTTCTTCAGGCGATGCAGGTCGAAATCAGGTTGATCCTGTTTTTGATGATGTTGGTGATTGCGAAATTCCATGGGAAGATCTTGTCATTGGCGAGAGGATTGGTCTTG GTTCATACGGGGAGGTTTACCATGCAGATTGGAATGGCACT GAGGTTGCTGTAAAGAAGTTCCTCGATCAGGATTTCTCAGGTGCAGCTTTGGCCGAGTTTAAGAGAGAG GTGCGTATCATGCGTAGGTTACGGCATCCAAATGTTGTTCGTTTTATGGGTGCTATAACTCGGCCACCCCACCTTTCTATTATCACTGAGTTCCTGCCACG AGGTAGCTTATATCGGATAATTCATCGTCCTCATTGTCAAATTGATGAAAGGAGGAGAATCAAAATGGCTCTTGATGTG GCAAAGGGTATGGATTGCTTACATACAAGCAACCCTACAATTGTTCACCGTGATCTGAAGTCACCTAATCTCTTGGTTGATAAGAACTGGACTGTTAAG GTATGTGATTTTGGCTTGTCTCGCTTGAAGCACAACACATTTTTGTCATCCAAATCAACAGCTGGAACG CCTGAGTGGATGGCGCCAGAAGTTCTTCGCAATGAACCTTCAAATGAGAA GTGTGATATCTACAGTTTTGGTGTCATTCTATGGGAACTTGCTACCTTAAGATTACCTTGGAGCGGGATGAACCCTATGCAAGTGGTGGGAGCTGTTGGCTTCCAGAATAAACGTCTCGAGATTCCAAAGGAACTTGATCCTGTTGTAGCAAGAATAATATGGCAATGTTGGCAAAC TGATCCAAACTTGCGTCCTTCATTTGCTCAGCTAACAGTGGCTTTAGCACCATTGCAACGTCTTATCATTCCTTCGTATGTGGATCAGCCCAGCTCCCATTTGCCGCAGGAAATTTCAGTAAATTCTACTCCGTAA
- the LOC104224369 gene encoding deoxyuridine 5'-triphosphate nucleotidohydrolase-like, translated as MAANGINSFFRVKKLSDNAVLPSRGSSLSAGYDLSSATETKVPKRGKALVPTDLSIAVPEGTYARIAPRSGLAWKHSIDVGAGVIDADYRGPVGVILFNHSDVDFEVKIGDRIAQLIIEKIIVPDVEEVDDLDSTVRGSGGFGSTGV; from the exons ATGGCTGCAAATGGCATCAATTCCTTCTTTCGCGTCAAAAAGCTCTCAGATAATGCCGTTTTACCCTCCAGAGGCTCCTCTCTTTCTGCTGGCTACGATCTCTCCAg TGCAACGGAGACAAAAGTGCCTAAAAGGGGAAAGGCTCTAGTACCCACAGATCTTAGTATTGCCGTTCCTGAAGGAACCTATGCCCGTATAG CTCCAAGATCAGGATTGGCCTGGAAGCATTCAATAGATGTTGGGGCAGGTGTGATTGATGCAGACTATAGGGGACCAGTTGGTGTTATTCTTTTCAACCATTCTGATGttgattttgaagtgaaaattggTGACAGAATTGCTCAATTGATCATAGAGAAAATCATAGTGCCAGATGTTGAGGAGGTTGATGATCTAGACTCGACAGTTAGAGGCTCTGGAGGCTTTGGATCAACCGGCGTTTGA
- the LOC104224378 gene encoding late embryogenesis abundant protein 47, whose amino-acid sequence MSQEQPRRPEETVKNEDLVVDIQGALARKKAVAESIGGQVLGQDKKAPLSSESVSSGKTNITIGEALEATALTAGNRPVDYSDAAAIQAAEVRATGRTNIIPGGVAAAAQSAATRNARVTKEEEKTKLAEILADASAKLPADKLVTRKDAEGVIGAELRNDPNLCTRPGGVAASIAAAARLNQSHTTTSTNNQNSNNLKQKLN is encoded by the exons ATGAGCCAAGAACAGCCAAGGAGGCCAGAAGAAACCGTCAAAAATGAGGATCTTGTGGTAGATATTCAAGGAGCGCTTGCTCGGAAGAAAGCTGTTGCTGAGTCAATTGGTGGACAG GTACTTGGGCAAGACAAAAAGGCTCCACTTAGCTCAGAATCAGTATCATCAGGAAAAACAAACATTACCATAGGTGAAGCCCTTGAAGCCACTGCTCTCACCGCCGGAAACAGGCCGGTGGATTACAGCGACGCAGCGGCGATACAGGCCGCAGAAGTGAGAGCCACCGGACGTACCAACATTATCCCTGGTGGAGTTGCTGCTGCAGCTCAATCAGCAGCTACTCGCAATGCTCGTGTTACCAAAGAGGAAGAGAAAACAAAACTGGCTGAAATCCTCGCT GACGCGAGTGCAAAATTACCAGCAGATAAGCTAGTGACACGAAAAGATGCAGAGGGAGTGATAGGTGCTGAACTGAGGAATGATCCAAACTTGTGCACTCGTCCTGGTGGTGTGGCTGCTTCTATTGCTGCTGCTGCAAGGCTCAACCAAAGTCACACCACAACCAGCACCAATAATCAAAACAGCAACAATCTCAAACAAAAACTAAACTAG